One genomic window of Pelmatolapia mariae isolate MD_Pm_ZW linkage group LG5, Pm_UMD_F_2, whole genome shotgun sequence includes the following:
- the LOC134626947 gene encoding uncharacterized protein LOC134626947 codes for METEKEKQRPPNSQLISVPPKDTVRLLEVYVKRSLSLNDGTHGLKVAGRKEKWVTVPKRQRHHSSDPSLHLAPSLENVDGKEIDAFSPVEHVPNQTEKCPEEPEKSTKKSKKIKKTSFWKNIIGFFTRKDNEDKDDEQDSPPDMSNSSETVTNCLPITPVTLPKKSTRKKSLRRRFSKRQLSLTKSNKPADITGVEAVVSVTPTYSYYEKVSEELEKIVHEVKEKEEVAPLSDEEVINRIIALMKEQGDAIDVKMKDNPTLSYFFQQMTYSSFQKLADAYVEKEGSSTQKPPTVLPTAPELVKLAFTLDFTARIAGLSKQNVGHITGLGNRYLQDRFEYRQACTDHPWSDSDD; via the exons ATGGAaacagagaaggaaaaacaaaggccTCCTAACAGCCAGTTAATTTCCGTGCCTCCCAAGGATACAGTCCGTCTCCTGGAGGTATACGTAAAACGTAGCCTCAGCCTAAATGATGGCACTCATGGGCTTAAAGTGGCTGggaggaaagaaaaatgggTGACGGTGCCAAAAAGACAAAGACATCATTCCAGCGACCCCTCCCTTCACTTGGCCCCTTCACTTGAGAATGTGGATGGCAAAGAAATTGATGCGTTCTCTCCGGTCGAACATGTACCAAACCAAACCGAGAAATGTCCCGAAGAACCAGAGAAATcgacaaaaaaatcaaagaagatCAAGAAAACCTCATTTTGGAAAAATATAATTGGCTTTTTCACCCGGAAGGACAATGAGGATAAAGACGATGAGCAGGACAGTCCACCAGACATGTCCAATTCCTCTGAGACAGTAACTAACTGCTTGCCCATTACACCAGTCACTTTACCAAAGAAGTCAACAAGAAAAAAGTCCCTAAGAAGAAGATTCTCAAAAAGGCAGCTATCTCtgacaaaatcaaacaaacctGCTGACATCACTGGAGTTGAAG CTGTTGTCAGTGTAACACCAACATACTCTTATTATGAGAAGGTGTCAGAGGAACTGGAAAAAATTGTCCATGAggtcaaagaaaaagaagaggttGCACCACTTTCAGATG AGGAAGTAATTAACAGGATCATTGCTCTGATGAAGGAACAGGGTGATGCCATAGATGTCAAG ATGAAAGATAACCCCACCCTGAGCTACTTCTTTCAGCAGATGACATACTCTTCCTTCCAAAAGCTTGCTGATGCATATGTTGAGAAAGAAGGTTCATCGACCCAAAAACCTCCAACTGTCTTACCAACAGCACCTGAGCTAGTCAAACTGGCCTTCACACTCGACTTCACGGCCAGGATAGCCGGACTCTCCAAACAAAATGTAGGCCACATTACTGGTCTGGGAAACCGTTATCTACAGGACCGATTTGAATACAGACAG GCATGCACAGATCATCCATGGTCTGACAGTGATGACTGA
- the rplp2 gene encoding 60S acidic ribosomal protein P2, whose product MRYVAAYLLAVLGGNASPSAKDIKSILDSVGIEADDERLNKVISELNGKDINEVVNSGLSKLASVPAGGAVAAPAAAAAGGGAGAAPAAAEEKKEEKKEESEESDEDMGFGLFD is encoded by the exons ATGCGTTACGTGGCCGCTTACCTCCTGGCTGTTCTCGGTGGAAACGCCAGTCCTTCTGCCAAGGACATCAAGTCCATCTTGGACAGCGTGGGAATTGAGGCCGATGATGAACGCTTAAATAAG gtcattagtGAGCTCAATGGTAAAGACATCAATGAAGTTGTGAACTCAG GCCTCTCTAAGTTAGCCTCCGTACCAGCAGGCGGTGCCGTGGCGGCACCTGCTGCAGCTGCCGCTGGTGGAGGTGCTGGGGCTGCGCCTGCTGCtg CGgaagagaaaaaggaagagaagaaagaagaatcAGAAGAGTCCGACGAAGATATGGGCTTTGGTCTCTTTGATTAA
- the LOC134626948 gene encoding adenosine receptor A1, whose amino-acid sequence MTSCPVQPHEHMDMMYISIETTIALASVVGNVLVVLVVYENRALRNATFCFIVSLAVADIAVGLLVIPLAIVISVGYYTQFYTCLFLSCLILMITQSSIFSLLAIAIDRYLRVKIPTRYSIIVTNGRAFVAICLCWILSFLTGLVPMTGWNNRDTINRSNSSEICCQFTAVIRMDYMVYFNFFVCVAPPLLIMITLYVEIFRVIRKQLNRRAEATCDGDKYFRKELKLAKSLALVVFLFAFCWLPIHIMNCVTLFCPNCINPLASKVGIFMSHVNSALNPLVYAFKMKHFRATLIQIIRRCMLCKPVEATAYPTSTVVLN is encoded by the exons ATGACTTCCTGTCCTGTCCAACCTCACGAGCACATGGATATGATGTACATCTCCATTGAGACCACTATTGCTCTGGCCTCTGTGGTGGGGAATGTActggtggtgctggtggtgtATGAAAACCGGGCTCTCCGCAACGCAACCTTCTGCTTCATTGTGTCTCTGGCCGTGGCTGACATCGCTGTGGGACTTTTGGTCATCCCTCTAGCTATCGTTATCAGTGTGGGATATTACACTCAGTTCTACACATGCCTCTTCCTGTCTTGCCTGATTCTGATGATCACCCAGAGCTCCATCTTTTCCCTACTGGCAATAGCCATCGACAGATATCTGCGAGTCAAAATTCCTACCAG GTACAGCATCATAGTGACTAATGGGCGAGCGTTCGTGGCAATTTGTCTCTGTTGGATTCTTTCCTTCCTCACTGGATTGGTTCCGATGACTGGCTGGAATAACCGGGATACCATAAACCGCAGCAACTCCAGTGAGATATGCTGCCAATTCACCGCTGTTATAAGGATGGACTATATGGTGTACTTTaatttctttgtctgtgtggcACCACCACTGCTGATAATGATCACTCTGTATGTGGAGATCTTTAGGGTAATACGGAAGCAACTTAACCGCCGTGCTGAGGCCACCTGTGATGGAGACAAGTACTTCCGGAAGGAGCTGAAACTAGCCAAATCGTTGGCCTTGGTGGtctttctctttgctttttgcTGGCTCCCAATACATATCATGAACTGCGTCACTTTATTTTGCCCAAATTGTATCAATCCGTTAGCCTCAAAGGTAGGGATTTTCATGTCCCATGTAAACTCGGCTCTTAACCCGCTGGTTTATGCATTCAAGATGAAGCATTTCCGTGCCACACTCATCCAAATCATTCGCCGTTGCATGTTATGTAAACCCGTAGAAGCGACTGCATACCCTACAAGCACAGTAGTTCTAAATTAG